Proteins encoded together in one Ruminococcaceae bacterium KH2T8 window:
- a CDS encoding CDP-diglyceride synthetase encodes MLRYIAMMYITLLPTILAGIVVMIWCKLPILPIFAYPIDGGKNFIDGRRIFGDHKTWKGLIGYVLFNTIFTVLWGLIISGKGAESLDFFYQHHENTLKFNLLVGVLLGLGYSLLELPNSFIKRRLDIKPGKTLTGFTKVFFIFLDQADSLFGVALVVWIFYPLGILLYLAFIIVGAATHLLLNMMLYFMKLRKNMF; translated from the coding sequence ATGCTCAGATATATTGCGATGATGTATATAACTCTTCTTCCCACGATACTCGCGGGTATCGTTGTTATGATATGGTGCAAACTTCCGATCCTTCCCATATTCGCTTATCCGATCGACGGGGGAAAGAACTTTATCGACGGCAGAAGGATATTCGGTGACCATAAGACATGGAAGGGACTTATAGGTTACGTACTCTTTAATACGATATTCACGGTCCTGTGGGGACTTATTATCTCGGGTAAGGGTGCCGAGAGTCTTGATTTCTTTTATCAGCATCACGAGAACACATTGAAGTTTAATCTTCTTGTCGGAGTGCTGCTCGGCCTCGGGTATTCGCTACTGGAGCTTCCGAACAGCTTTATCAAGAGAAGGCTCGATATAAAGCCCGGAAAGACTTTGACCGGATTTACAAAGGTATTCTTTATCTTTCTGGACCAAGCTGATTCGCTCTTCGGAGTCGCGCTTGTCGTATGGATCTTTTATCCGCTCGGGATACTTCTTTATCTCGCATTCATCATTGTAGGAGCCGCGACACATCTGCTGCTCAACATGATGCTCTACTTCATGAAACTAAGAAAGAATATGTTCTAA
- a CDS encoding Protein N-acetyltransferase, RimJ/RimL family, with protein sequence MLFETTEFTLKDGRTALLLNPEEEHAQGLLDYLVKSAEETDFLLRYPEECGRYTLEGEKKLLENMKGSPNDLFLTCTVDGKVAGNCHLMMNGKMKIRHRANVAIALLKEYWGLGIGTKMFEAMLDAARANPDLMQVELEVVEGNDRAMALYKKMGFEVYGVRPNAIKLKDGTLLSETLMVNKLR encoded by the coding sequence ATGCTTTTTGAAACAACTGAATTTACATTAAAGGATGGCAGGACGGCACTTCTTTTGAACCCCGAAGAGGAACATGCTCAGGGACTTCTCGATTACCTCGTAAAGTCCGCGGAAGAGACTGACTTTCTCCTTCGCTATCCCGAAGAATGCGGAAGGTATACACTCGAAGGGGAGAAGAAGCTCCTGGAGAACATGAAGGGATCGCCTAATGATCTTTTCTTAACATGCACTGTTGACGGCAAGGTGGCGGGCAACTGTCACCTCATGATGAACGGAAAGATGAAGATAAGGCACAGGGCAAATGTTGCCATCGCACTTCTTAAGGAATACTGGGGCTTAGGTATCGGTACGAAGATGTTCGAAGCGATGCTCGATGCTGCCAGGGCCAACCCCGATCTTATGCAGGTGGAGCTCGAAGTCGTTGAAGGTAACGACCGCGCTATGGCTCTTTATAAGAAGATGGGATTTGAAGTATACGGAGTTCGTCCGAATGCGATAAAGCTCAAGGACGGTACGCTCCTGTCAGAGACACTGATGGTAAATAAGCTCAGATAA
- a CDS encoding Protein N-acetyltransferase, RimJ/RimL family: MIETERLYLREMNMDDYDALYKVFADSEIMKHYPYIFDEARVREWIERNMKRYKELGFGLWAVCLKDTNEVIGDCGFTLQVIDGETLPEIGYHIRADQQRKGYAKEAAMAVRDWAFENTDYDEIYSYMKYTNVGSYSTAIANGMKKVKEYPDPANDISYAFSITRDEWKAIKDSEIRLDLKDDQWPLEYIDHDRKIARAIIIDDEDNYYFVRAERDDDFGKSTLIETAGGGVEPGEAYHGAILRELNEELGAKVQILCKLGVVSDYYNLIHRHNLNNYFLCKVVSFGEKHMTQEEIDQFHLSTLKLKYEDAVKEYERCSCTPLGTLVMRRELPILKHAHEWLEKNR; the protein is encoded by the coding sequence ATGATCGAGACAGAGAGACTTTATTTACGTGAGATGAACATGGATGACTACGATGCACTCTATAAGGTGTTCGCGGACTCTGAGATCATGAAGCATTACCCGTATATATTCGACGAAGCTCGCGTAAGAGAATGGATCGAGCGCAATATGAAACGTTACAAAGAACTCGGTTTCGGACTCTGGGCGGTATGCCTTAAGGATACGAACGAGGTGATCGGCGACTGCGGATTTACTCTTCAGGTAATAGACGGAGAGACACTGCCCGAGATCGGATACCATATCCGCGCAGATCAGCAGCGAAAAGGATATGCCAAAGAGGCCGCTATGGCGGTACGTGACTGGGCCTTCGAGAATACGGACTACGACGAGATATATTCCTACATGAAATATACAAATGTCGGATCCTACTCGACCGCCATTGCCAACGGCATGAAGAAAGTGAAGGAATACCCCGATCCCGCGAACGATATATCGTATGCATTCTCTATCACGAGAGACGAATGGAAAGCGATAAAGGACTCCGAGATAAGACTCGATCTTAAGGACGATCAGTGGCCTTTGGAATACATAGATCACGACAGGAAGATAGCAAGAGCGATCATCATCGACGACGAAGATAATTACTATTTCGTAAGAGCAGAGCGCGATGACGATTTCGGAAAGTCAACTCTCATCGAGACAGCGGGTGGCGGAGTCGAACCCGGCGAAGCATATCACGGTGCGATCTTAAGAGAGCTCAACGAGGAGCTCGGAGCAAAGGTTCAGATCCTCTGTAAGCTCGGAGTCGTAAGTGACTACTATAACCTCATACACAGGCATAATCTCAATAACTATTTCCTCTGTAAGGTAGTCTCGTTCGGAGAGAAACATATGACTCAGGAGGAGATCGATCAGTTCCATCTTTCTACCTTAAAGCTCAAGTACGAAGATGCCGTAAAGGAATACGAAAGATGCTCCTGTACGCCGCTTGGAACACTCGTCATGAGAAGGGAGCTTCCGATCCTCAAGCATGCTCACGAGTGGCTCGAGAAGAACAGATAA
- a CDS encoding pyruvate, water dikinase: MIIRLAGNDITLEKLGNKGKNLLLMKQNGFNVPDGFVLDSDTYDETMKDSGLGDKIEAIIKTLTKDNVKEVSDKIRALFDDVSLSEKVKAEMATLISKDKLYAVRSSGTKEDLDEFSFAGQYETFLNTSADDVEKKVIECYRSMFSEIILSYLVNRKTGTDELKMSVVVQEMVDSDLSGICFTIDPVTGADKTMLIEVSEGLGENIVSGKTVPERYYYDWYAGKEIDREASNHFISEQKVEEYAKVFAGIQQYFGFPCDIEFAIKDGELYILQSRRITKIGYTGISDVWTTADFKDGGVSATVCTPYMWSLYEYIWEYSLRRFIVDSKILRDDELPRKLGEMYYGRCYWNLSAVKKTMSKIVGYKEREFDNEYGISGNYEGDGQVTGATPKVLAHMIPIIIKQKALLDDRRKNSERYKQELLDLYYDYKDKLDNDKIEDITKSYVKITKETYLRSETTYFHQIFINTIHQSLYKDSLLKYVSGSEYLSLLGSIDNISHLLPFYDMWDITRDIRKDQDALKFWNENDPMYIREHLSDDVHLLPRVKKLIDTYGYHSDKELDITYPCYYEEPEVMISMVKDMLKLDDSFSPMEDKERGTETYQKILERIRGTVSSGKYRKIVDKVQNMRKMLWWREEFRDVSTRFYYMLRMYSLKYADKLVSDGVLKSREDIWFLKVGNVWDYIDGKLTAEDLNDLIVRNKYYYNAYRNYISDNEIGHDFSVISEESGKDTLKGLGANNGRIRATARVIEDFSQIDRLKEGDILVTKFTDTGWTPKFAVLSGIVTEYGGILCHAAIVSREYGIPAIVCCKDAMSRIRDGQEILIDGSTGIVELSGED; this comes from the coding sequence ATGATCATCAGATTAGCAGGGAATGATATTACTTTAGAAAAGCTCGGCAATAAGGGCAAGAATCTGCTCCTTATGAAGCAGAACGGATTTAACGTTCCGGACGGATTTGTCCTCGACAGCGATACATACGACGAGACCATGAAGGACTCCGGGTTAGGTGATAAGATCGAAGCGATAATAAAGACGCTTACCAAGGATAACGTTAAGGAAGTATCAGATAAGATCAGAGCTTTATTTGACGATGTGTCATTAAGCGAAAAGGTAAAGGCCGAGATGGCTACGCTGATCTCCAAGGACAAGCTCTATGCAGTTCGAAGCAGCGGCACTAAGGAGGACCTCGACGAGTTTTCTTTCGCAGGTCAGTATGAGACGTTCCTTAATACTTCCGCAGACGATGTCGAAAAGAAGGTAATCGAGTGCTACAGATCGATGTTCAGCGAGATCATATTGAGCTATCTCGTGAACAGGAAGACGGGTACCGATGAGCTCAAGATGTCGGTCGTAGTGCAGGAGATGGTCGACTCGGATCTAAGCGGCATCTGCTTTACGATCGATCCCGTGACAGGCGCCGACAAGACGATGCTTATTGAAGTGTCGGAGGGCCTCGGCGAGAACATAGTAAGCGGTAAGACAGTACCCGAGAGATATTACTACGACTGGTATGCTGGTAAGGAGATCGACAGAGAGGCATCGAATCACTTTATCTCGGAGCAGAAGGTAGAAGAATACGCGAAGGTTTTCGCCGGGATCCAGCAGTATTTCGGATTCCCTTGTGATATCGAGTTCGCGATCAAGGACGGCGAGCTTTATATCCTGCAGTCGAGAAGGATCACGAAGATCGGCTATACGGGCATAAGCGATGTCTGGACTACCGCGGACTTTAAGGACGGCGGTGTATCGGCGACTGTCTGCACACCTTATATGTGGAGCCTTTATGAATATATCTGGGAATATTCCCTTCGAAGGTTCATCGTAGATTCGAAGATACTTCGTGACGATGAGCTGCCGCGAAAGTTAGGCGAGATGTACTACGGCAGATGCTACTGGAACCTCTCTGCAGTTAAGAAGACCATGAGTAAGATCGTGGGTTATAAGGAGAGAGAATTCGATAATGAATACGGAATCTCCGGTAACTACGAAGGCGACGGTCAGGTCACGGGCGCGACTCCTAAGGTACTCGCTCACATGATCCCGATCATCATAAAGCAGAAGGCTCTCCTCGATGACAGGCGAAAGAATTCCGAGCGCTATAAGCAGGAACTCCTGGACCTCTACTACGACTATAAGGACAAGCTTGATAACGATAAGATCGAAGATATCACGAAGTCATATGTGAAGATCACGAAGGAGACTTATCTTCGAAGTGAGACTACGTATTTTCATCAGATCTTCATCAATACGATCCATCAGTCGCTCTATAAGGACAGCCTTCTTAAATATGTGAGCGGCAGCGAGTATCTGTCGCTATTAGGAAGCATCGATAATATCTCGCACCTCCTGCCGTTTTATGACATGTGGGACATTACGCGCGATATACGAAAGGATCAGGATGCATTGAAGTTCTGGAATGAGAATGACCCGATGTATATCAGGGAACATCTTTCCGATGATGTTCATCTCCTGCCGCGCGTCAAAAAGCTCATAGATACTTACGGTTACCATTCCGATAAGGAACTCGACATCACATATCCGTGCTATTACGAAGAACCCGAGGTCATGATCTCCATGGTCAAGGATATGTTAAAGCTCGATGATTCTTTCTCGCCGATGGAGGATAAGGAAAGAGGCACAGAAACATACCAAAAGATCCTCGAAAGGATCCGCGGTACCGTATCCTCGGGCAAGTACAGGAAGATCGTCGATAAGGTTCAAAATATGCGAAAGATGCTCTGGTGGAGAGAGGAGTTCCGCGATGTCTCCACGAGGTTCTACTATATGCTCCGCATGTATTCACTGAAGTACGCGGATAAGCTCGTATCTGACGGAGTATTAAAGAGCAGGGAGGATATCTGGTTCTTAAAGGTCGGTAACGTCTGGGACTATATCGACGGCAAGCTCACGGCAGAAGACCTCAATGATCTGATCGTCAGGAATAAGTATTACTACAATGCATACAGGAACTACATAAGCGATAATGAGATAGGACACGATTTCAGCGTCATAAGCGAAGAGTCCGGTAAGGATACCCTGAAAGGTCTCGGCGCCAATAACGGAAGGATCAGGGCAACTGCCAGAGTGATCGAGGACTTTTCGCAGATCGACAGGCTAAAGGAAGGCGATATCCTCGTTACGAAATTTACCGATACGGGATGGACGCCGAAGTTTGCGGTCCTCTCGGGAATAGTTACGGAATACGGCGGTATCCTCTGCCATGCAGCGATCGTATCGAGGGAATACGGTATCCCTGCGATCGTATGCTGCAAGGATGCCATGAGCAGGATAAGAGACGGTCAGGAGATACTGATCGACGGCAGCACAGGTATCGTAGAATTGTCGGGGGAGGATTGA